Proteins from one Sander lucioperca isolate FBNREF2018 chromosome 16, SLUC_FBN_1.2, whole genome shotgun sequence genomic window:
- the LOC118493481 gene encoding zinc finger protein 628-like, translating to MLHMRTHTGEKPFSCSICDKRFRYKSDLKQHMIIHTGEKPFSCPVCKKLFTHIANLRSHMTVHTGEKRFSCSVCDETFQWRNQVKRHKCVGRQSSQLHQNQTEEKREAEPPASRETQHMETESDGEDCGGPEPARNSHLHPLLQPETEDQTRDSSEPETGDSADWKETREPQSALNSLKHESRCIVEQLLEVKEEVPPEQQECSSSVDQQEPEPPPHIKEEQEELCISQEGEQLQGLEEADITKFPFTPVPVKSEDDEEEAQSSQLHQRPAAFVTKVSPGTNSSGTISVSAVRVKLRRTERQLKTRKQKLMERTVERLKTSLYLSVV from the exons ATGCTACACATGAGAACTcatacaggagaaaaacctttcagctgctcaatTTGTGATAAAAGATTTCGCTACAAGTCAGATCTGAAGCAACACATGATaattcacacaggagaaaaacctttcagctgcccAGTCTGTAAGAAATTGTTCACACATATTGCTAATTTACGCTCACACATGACAGTCCACACGGGGGAAAAACGAtttagctgcagtgtttgtgacGAGACATTTCAGTGGCGTAATCAGGTCAAAAGACATAAATGTGTCGGTCGTCAGTcgtcacagcttcatcagaaTCAAacggaggagaagagagaggcagagccTCCAGCCAGCAgagaaactcaacacatggaaacagaatctgatggagaggactgtggaggaccagaaccagccaggaactcacatctacatccacttttacaaccagagactgaagaccagaccagagactcttctgaacctgagactggtgacagtgctgattggaaggagaccagagaacctcagtcagctctaaactctctgaaacatgaatCAAGATGTA TTGTTGAGCAGCTGTTGGaggttaaagaagaggttccccctgagcagcaggagtgtagctccagtgtggaccagcaggagccagagccccccccacacattaaagaggaacaggaggaactgtgtatcagtcaggagggagagcagcttcaagggctggaggaggctgatatcaccaagttcccattcactcctgtccctgtgaagagtgaagatgatgaagaggaagctcagtcctcacagcttcatcagagac CTGCAGCGTTTGTGACCAAAGTTTCACCTGGTACAAACAGCTCAGGAACCATCAGTGTGTCGGCCGTCAGAGTCAAACTGAGGAGAACAGAGAGGCAGCTGAAGACACGGAagcagaagctgatggagaggactgtggagagACTGAAGACAAGTCTGTATCTGTCGGTAGTATGA